In Cicer arietinum cultivar CDC Frontier isolate Library 1 chromosome 7, Cicar.CDCFrontier_v2.0, whole genome shotgun sequence, a single window of DNA contains:
- the LOC101498793 gene encoding uncharacterized acetyltransferase At3g50280-like: MGSVSVVSTTTIQAPSHHNNSSTHKIDLTPWDLPFLQVETIQKGLLFHHTIHPNQINHLKHTLSSTLSFFPPLAGRLVITHHKDNNNASCFIICNNLGALFVHATAQNTTVADILQPNYVPPVVHSFFPLNGVKNCESTSQPILAIQVTELLDGVFIGFTINHVVSDGKSFWHFVNSWSQISKGHKIAKLPSLKRWFPNDIELPIKLPFTTTELLKEPSFNKLPERIFHFTKEKIAELKSKANAEAETEKIKISSLQAVLSHVWRCVIRCKRLDPQEEVRYVLLIGVRPRMVPQLEEEYFGNAALVCGVTMKAGEVQESGIGNVAMEMNKMISLHSDEKIMESYECWLRTPRLLTIGGMTGGNSLATSSSPRFDVYGNDFGWGKPVAVRSGGANKNNGKISVFVGADEGSMDIEVCLPFEILEAMGNDTEFMLAISK, translated from the coding sequence ATGGGTTCTGTGAGTGTTGTCTCCACCACCACAATCCAAGCACCAAGTCACCATAACAACTCATCAACTCATAAAATCGATTTAACACCATGGGATCTCCCATTCCTCCAAGTTGAAACCATCCAAAAAGGCCTTCTTTTTCACCACACCATTCACCCAAACCAAATCAACCATTTGAAACACACCCTTTCCTCCACTCTCTCCTTCTTCCCTCCCCTCGCTGGCCGTCTCGTAATTACACACCACAAAGACAACAACAATGCCTCATGTTTCATCATTTGTAACAACCTTGGTGCGCTCTTTGTTCACGCCACAGCACAAAACACTACCGTTGCCGACATCCTTCAACCCAACTACGTACCTCCCGTTGTTCACTCCTTTTTCCCACTTAACGGCGTTAAAAACTGTGAATCCACTTCACAGCCCATTCTAGCAATTCAAGTAACGGAACTACTAGACGGCGTCTTCATTGGCTTCACAATCAACCACGTTGTCTCAGACGGCAAGTCGTTTTGGCATTTCGTAAATTCTTGGTCCCAAATCTCAAAAGGTCACAAAATAGCCAAACTCCCTTCACTTAAACGTTGGTTCCCAAACGACATTGAACTTCCCATAAAGCTCCCTTTCACAACAACAGAATTACTAAAAGAACCCTCCTTCAACAAACTACCTGAAAGAATCTTCCATTTCACAAAGGAGAAAATCGCAGAACTTAAATCAAAAGCTAACGCAGAAGCTGAAAcagagaaaattaaaatatcttcGCTTCAAGCGGTATTATCTCACGTTTGGCGTTGCGTGATTCGTTGCAAAAGACTTGATCCACAAGAAGAGGTTCGTTACGTGTTGCTGATAGGTGTTAGACCAAGGATGGTTCCGCAGCTCGAAGAAGAATATTTCGGAAACGCTGCGTTGGTTTGTGGTGTGACGATGAAAGCAGGGGAAGTTCAAGAGAGTGGGATTGGGAATGTTGCTATGGAGATGAACAAGATGATTTCATTACACAGTGACGAGAAAATTATGGAAAGTTATGAGTGTTGGTTGAGGACACCGAGGTTGCTTACGATTGGTGGTATGACCGGTGGTAATTCATTGGCGACTAGTAGTTCGCCGAGGTTTGATGTTTATGGTAATGATTTTGGTTGGGGGAAGCCTGTGGCTGTACGAAGTGGTGGTGCGAATAAAAATAATGGGAAGATTAGTGTGTTTGTTGGAGCTGATGAAGGTAGTATGGACATTGAAGTTTGTCTTCCTTTTGAGATTTTGGAGGCCATGGGAAATGACACTGAGTTCATGCTTGCCATTTCTAAGTAA